A genome region from Leptodactylus fuscus isolate aLepFus1 chromosome 6, aLepFus1.hap2, whole genome shotgun sequence includes the following:
- the LOC142209284 gene encoding heat shock protein 30C-like yields the protein MIPVSLVQPSYSPLCVCSHPARTLWPDTQLMFGLLEGDMTSMWRDMERRRQRANQAYHLLAQDMERRLHLNSRSGDTDRKASTSGEEGKENFQLTLDVSGFSPEELTVRTQGRRLIVSGKHEKKKETENGVSFHESREWRSEAELPQDVSPEDLLCSLSKDGQLCFQAPRLALPASEERAIPINVTPSPANGEQNPPETPTSDPEGQTGLSSS from the coding sequence ATGATTCCTGTGAGCCTTGTGCAGCCATCATACAGCCCTCTGTGTGTCTGCAGTCATCCTGCCCGCACTCTCTGGCCGGATACACAACTCATGTTTGGCCTGCTGGAAGGTGACATGACCAGCATGTGGAGAGACATGGAGAGGAGGAGGCAGCGGGCCAACCAGGCTTACCATCTACTGGCCCAGGACATGGAACGGAGGCTCCATCTGAACAGCCGCTCTGGAGACACCGACAGAAAGGCTTCCACCTCAGGAGAAGAGGGCAAGGAAAACTTTCAGCTCACCCTGGACGTCAGTGGCTTCTCTCCTGAGGAGCTGACAGTCAGAACGCAAGGCAGGAGACTCATTGTCTCAGGAAAAcatgagaagaagaaggagacagAGAATGGCGTCTCTTTCCATGAGTCCAGAGAGTGGAGGAGTGAAGCTGAGCTCCCGCAAGACGTCAGCCCTGAGGACCTCCTGTGCTCCCTGTCCAaggacggccagctctgctttcaGGCTCCTAGACTGGCACTGCCGGCGTCTGAAGAAAGAGCCATACCTATCAATGTTACCCCCAGCCCCGCAAATGGAGAACAAAACCCCCCGGAGACCCCAACCAGTGACCCCGAGGGCCAGACAGGACTCAGCTCTTCCTGA